In the Colias croceus chromosome 1, ilColCroc2.1 genome, TCGCTACTGCtttttaaaaagcttttttttattagcagTAGGATCTTAAATTACGTAAGCcattaatatatatgtaatctGTGTGCAGGCACCATCTTTCTGGAATGGACATGACACTATCGGATTACGATGGCAGAACGGCGTTACATCTCGCCGCAGCGGAGGGTCACCTGAGTTGTGTCGAGTTTCTACTCGCCCAATGCAATGTACCACATGATCCCCAAGACCGCTGGGGAAGTCGTCCACTAAATGAAGCAGAGACTTTCGGACATGCTGCAGTTGTTCAATATCTCAAGGAATGGGAACGCACACATCCGCTTGGTGTAGAAACTCCACCTTCGGCATCAACGGTTGACGATATATTGGACGTGCAGCCGCAAGCTGATGACGCAGTGAAGGATCCAAGCATTCAGGATATTGTTACCAGGAATGGAGATAAAGTGAATTAAACATTTGTTAGAGTTCAATGAATTGGTGCAGTAGACTCCGGGTAAAATATGTTTCAGAACTTTGTACAATCTTACTTACTATCTACATTTCAAACAACATAGGAGGTAGGCTAAAATTACGTAATTTTCCTACTTGCAGTGGTATATAGAGCTTAAATATACTCTCAATTGGACATAttgaatattcataaaatctGCACTATTAACAATTCGTAATTTACAACAAATGTTAGTAGAtagattttataaagtttaatcATTGATAACAGTATTTTCTGGTTTATGTAGGTAGATATTTAGGTagatattcaaatattgaaaGACAATCTGTAGCTTTTAGAGATGTAGgtgttacaaaataaactactCTTCATTGTGTATGAATGAAGTgattatttaacataataaacaagtgaataatcaaaatataatatgtattgtgcTTTATTGcaattacttaattttaaggctgtgatcaattttatttaagtgttattttattgttaatattatttagctaTTAAAAgacaaagttttatttaagctcaatatataaaattttctataactcattttattattaaatttttaaaatgtaagtacATTCAATTATTcactatttataaatataacaatatgttGTATGTGTTTGTGTATCTAGGCAAAAATTGTCCAAAAATTAAGGTCAAATCAAAGAATTAATTGTGATGATAGTTTGCCGAAGGAATTAACattgtattttgcatttaacaaatatttttaatcagaTATATGTTTATTGCATAATATGCTTATGAAATTTTggtgttttaataaatttttgatcATAATGTACTGTTATAACTATATAAAATGCTACACAGATTCTATCTCGAAtatgacaataatattttaagaagaATTGTTAGGatccataatatgtatgttgtccatgtatgtatgtcaattaaaactgttaaaataaatcgattgAGTTTTATTTGGGGGACATTTAAAACTATTCCTATTCCCTGACAATCACCacatagaataaatatttaagtatctataatattaaaatgaatcacaacaaaatataagtgcataactcgagaacggctgaactgattactttaataatattcctcctttttttataacattccttgaagtatgagGATGGTACTTAtggagaaaacgtaaatatgtaccacgggcaaaaCCGGGATGGACCGTtagtagtataataataatgatagtGACTATTTTTCATTATGGCTTCAATCtcaattacatttaattttctacTATCCAGAATCATAAAAATTCTGAGCACATATTCTTTTCAAACTAGAAATTGTTTGCCctttaaatatatgaatgaggaagaaaacaaaattcatacttactacatttattgctataactataaactataaaacatTCTACTAGTTACTTATCTTTTTCACTGCTTGAACGAATTGGTGATGATACAATACCAAGTAATTTACAGTCTGCTTCTAATAGTGTAAGATCAGTGCTTGAGCCAAGGAACCTAGACGAGAGCTCAAGGTCTTTGATTTGGATCCTCACTCTAGCTCCTCTGACATACTCCTCTCCTCTAGTGGCTGGTCTGGTACAAACACAGTGGAACTTCCAACCAAAGTCAATATATAAATCGTCCTCTACTAcaagaaatattttaccaatCACTATTTTTCCAACTGGATCTCCAAgctaaaaaaaagtataacatACAATTTACACTTGGTTTCCTTGTGTTAGGATTAGAATAACATGTCAAATATAGCTTAGTCGACAATTTCTTTGTAAGTTTtacaaaagaaataataaatactcttATTAAATTCGTAAATGGAAAATAAAGCGGCACACTGAACTTACGTCGACTAGCTTTGAATTTCGAAGAAGAGACGCGAAGGTTGGTGTTGGGCTGTTATCCTCTTCCAGTATATGGCTCTGTTTCTCAAAAGCTTTGGCAAATCCTCCGACCTTTCCTGGTGTTGCATTTTGTTCAACATTGTCAACATTTAAGACCCTGGATGTAGTACAGAGATTATGAGAGAACAAccgttttgtttgtttcagtTGCCTACTCAACATTACCCAACTTGtcattgtgaaataaattatatatttcctttcaagtttttttttttatttagttttttttatgtaggtacgtttaataaatattttattaaagttaatttatcAGCACTCCATAACCTTAGCGCGTAACGTATCTGTCAATATCGAGGTTATTATTGTCCTTTATTGTCAATTTGGCATTGGCACTTGGCAGTTGGCACACAGATCACAAATTTTTGGTATAgataatagaaatatatagattatagtgTAAATTTCTATGGCACAGATAACTTAATACGGGGATCTTTACGGTCGCGGTCGGTTCCatccaaaaaaaaaagggTTAACTTTCTGCCGAAAAAAATAAAGGCAGCCTACTTTGCTAGTGCTTTGGAAAATGCGCCGCGCGGCGTTCGACCCACCgctattaaaacttataataataatttatgacttCCGCGAGAGGAGtacttcaaaatataatatattgactgTAATCGATTGCTATTCAAATAATACTATACAAAtctgtgttattttaacaatatatgATTACCGTATGCTTTTAAAAGTTATGTAATCATCTAAAAGAATCGAAAGCAAGCACTCTACGTGGCGCACTGATAGCAAGAATAAAGATGCCAATTCAATGTGGATTTCTGCAAAGAATTACATACTAGAGGCACTGTCAGAATCTCAACAACAAAAGGTAACACACAAGAAGCAACACTGGATGACACCACAGACATGGCAATTAATAGAGGAACGACGACTACTCAAAAGCAGGGGAGCTAGTAGTTTAGAGCTCAATGCCAGAAGATCGGCAATTCAATCTTCTTGTAGAAGGGATCGCAATAGTGCTTTGACAAAGATATGTGAAGAACTTGAACAGCACTCAGATAAACTACAAACGAAAGAGCTGCACGATAAGGTGCGATACCTAACACGCCAATTTAGACCTAAGACATGGGCGATAGAAAATTCTGACGGTCAAATGGTAACGGAGATAAAAGACATAGTGAATATATGGAAACAATACTGCGTGTCCCTTTTCGCTAATCACTCCAGATTGACTAGTACAACATATGAGATAAATCTCATTGCTGACCGAGAGCCTGATATCTTACGAGACGAAGTGCGAGCAGGGATACGACATCTAAAGAACAATAAAGCCACTGGAGTAGACGAAATACCTATAGAGGTATTCAAAGCTATGGGGGAAACTGGGGTCGACCTTTTGCATAACATCTGTTGCAAAATATGGGAATCTGGAAGATGGCCAGACGACTGGTCTAAATCGATATTTAAACCCTTACATAAAAAAGGATCTACAAAGAAATGCAATAATTACAGGCTCATTTCTCTCATATCGCACGCAAGTAAGGTCTTACTCCATATTCTAAACAAAAGACTGCAGTCCTATCTTAACTGTCAAATCGCACCTGAACAAGCAGGCTTCGTGAAGGGAAAAGGTACACGTGAACAAATACTTGTACTTCGGCAAATTATCGAGAAATCGAGAGAATTTAACTCACCTCTTTTTGTTTGCTTTATAGATTTCCATAAAGCGTTTGACACAGTCAATTGGAAGTACCTTTGGCAGATTCTGTTGGAAATGGGGGTACCAAGACATCTTGTAGTTCTGGTGCAACGTCTGTATGAGGATGGCAAAGCAGTAGTAAAGGTAGATGATGTGCTCTCAGACTCTTTCAAAACTGAGCGTGGAGTTCGCCAGGGATGTTTGTTATCACCTTTGCTGTTCAATATTTATACAGAATACATAATGAGAATTGTCCTGGATAGGTGGAATGGAGGCATATCAATAGGTGGTCGTGTGATAAATAACTTAAGATACGCTGATGATACTACGATTCTTGCTCAAACAAAACAAGAACTTGAAGAACTCTTGAGTCGTCTAGAAACAACAAGCCTGCAATTCGGTTTGACACTCAACAGAAACAAGACGAAGGTCATGATAATTGATCGAACTGGACAGGAAAATGAAGGACCACTTTATGTTGCTAATTGTGAAGTGGTAAACAGCTACATATACCTCGGATCCACTATTACCAACACAGGAGGATGTGAAGAAGAAATTGGACGTAGATGCGCTATCACAAGATCTGCAGtagaaaaactaaataaaatctgGAAGGACAGGCGCAGCACCAAGAACACAAAAGTGCGCCTAATGAAATGTCTGGTATTTCCTATCTTTCTATATGGTGCGGAAACCTGGACGCTCAAAATGCAGAATCGCCGAAAAATTGATGCCCTGGAGATGTGGTGTTGGAGGCGGATGCTGAAAATACCGTGGACGTCGTTCCGAACCAACGTCTCGATACTCAAGGAACTAAACATCGAAAATAGGCTTTCGTCGATTGTGCAGATGCGAATTTTGAAGTTCTTTGGCCACATCACTAGAAATGAGGATTCCTTGGAGAGACTTGTGGTGCAGGGACAAATTGAGGGCAAAAGATCACGGGGCCGCTCACCTACACGTTGGACCGACCTTATCGGTAAAACGACCCAGTCCAGCCTGGTAGAATGTGCTCGCAATGCTACCGATCGTGAGAAATGGAGACGTATTGTTGGACAGGGAGTGAACAAAGAAGTGACCACATCTAACAGGAATAGAGCACCATCACCATAACCACGACCACTCTGTCAAGAGTGTACGGCTAAGAAGAAGAATCATCTAAAGTCTACTAACTTAAAGTCGTCCTTGTAACTTATTACAATATGcactaaaatattactttatgACTCTAGCACACATATTAGAGAATAATTTGGTAAGTAAACACGAGtagaaatcaataaaatacaatacttACGGCATATTTTAACACTTCCTTGTAAGACATAAACTAAGATATTCCCAAAATTTTGTGTGAAAGGTTGGTAGTATTTGGTAGAAACAAGGGTAGAAGTCAAGTAAAGCCCTTCGATCTCTCATCATTCATAAGTCAAATGGGCCCGACGGCATCCCTGCTGTAGTTCTAAAGACCTGCGCTCCCGAGCTGGCTCCGGTCTTAACACATCTCTTTCGATACTCGTATGCCACTGGTATTGTCCCTAGATCCTGGAAGACCTCCTTGATACATCCGATCCCTAAGAAAGGCACACGCTCCGATCCAtctaactataggccaattgcAGTTACCTCCTTATTCTCTAAAGTGATGGAGTCCATCATTAATAGTCAGCTCTTGCGATATCTTGAGGACAATCAACTGTTAAGTGACCATCAATACGGCTTTCGTCATGGTCGCTCTGCAGGTGACCTCTTAGCATTTCTGACTCACCGATGGGCAAAAACAGTGGAGAATAAGGGGGAAGCGCTGGCTGTAAGTTTAGATGTAGCGAAGGCCTTTGATCGGGTGTGGCACAGGGGGCTCCTTTCCAAACTTCCATCGTATGGACTACCGGAGAGGTTATGCAATTGGGTAGCTAGTTTTCTCCAGGCACGTAGCATCCAAGTCCTCGTCGACGGAGCATGCTCTGAATCTATGCCTATCAgcgctggtgtcccacaaggcTGTGTGTTGTCGCCTACGTTGTTCCTTCTGCATTTCAATGATATGTTGCGAATACGTAGCATTCATTGTTATGCGGATGACAGCACTTGTGACACGAACTATGCCGGCCAAGCAAAAACCTCTCTGGAACTAACAAACCTGCATCGAAACGAGCTTGTATCGAACATTGAGCATACTCTCGAGGAAATTTCTGCGTGGGGCCAATCCAACCTTGTCGACTTCAACCCAGCGAAGACACAGGTCTGCGCATTTACAACCAAGAAAAGTCCCTTTGTCGTACCACTTACCTTCCAGAACAGTCCCCTACATATCAAACCAAGCATCAGCATTCTCGGTGTCGAAATTACGTCTGACGTGCAGTTCCGTGGATTTTTGGAGGACAAAGCCAAGATTGCTTCGAAGAAGTTAGGGGTGCTCGCCAGGGCGAGACGGTACTTCACACCCGCTCACCTATTGCAACTTTATAAGGCTCAAGTCCGGCCCCATATGGAGTACTGCTCGCACCTCTGGGCCGGAGCACCCCAATACCAGCTCCTACCACTAGACCGCGTACAGCGTCGGGCAATCCGCATCATTGACGACGCCGAGATTGCCAAATCGCTTGATCCTCTGACACTGCGGAGAGACGTCTCCTCTCTCTgtgttttttacaaaatttataatggGGAATGTTCTGAGGAACTCTTCGACCTGATTCCAGCCGCCGATTTCCACAACCGCACAGCGCGTCACAAACTTAAATATCATCCTCACCATCTGGATGCATGGCGATCTACTACAGTGCGATTCTCCCGGAATTTTTTGCCAAGAACAACATCGTTGTGGAATGAATTACCATCTGAGGTGTTTCCAAACATCTTTGACAAGGAGACCTTCAAAAAAAGGGCATATAAATTTcttaaaggccggcaacacaTTCGCGGTGCCCCTGACAGCGCGaatgcttatgggcggcggGCATCACTTTCCATCAGGTGACCCGCCTGCTCGTTTGCCcgcttaaatattaaaaaaaaaaaaaaaaagtagaaATAGACGAATCAAATACCTAGATGTCTTTGGCTTAATTACGTAAAAGTTAAACTCTGTGGGTTTAAACCAAGGTTTAAACTAATAGAGTCAATTGAAATAAGAAAGTCGCTTTGCAACCACAGTTGCACGAAGCAACATTATCGATCTTGTTTTTGCAACTGTGGTTGCACGGAACAAAGCAACgggtcatttttttttctcaagcAAACGAGTACCATATTCAAgactatattacttgctctgtgcaAACGAGCGGATATGGCATAATATGCAGAAAGAAAGctggaaacttataagcgcttaccGGCGCTGGATAGCGCTGGTAACCCAcgcattaaaatatatgaagcGCTGAACGGTGCCGACAATTAGTTCCGGCTGGTCAGCGGTGGGtcagaatataaattataaaatttttcttcaaaaaGTCTGCTTCAACCTGCTTCCTTTGTGTAGAACGAACCAGCGCTGTCAAGTGCCGGTAAGCGCATATAAGTTtccagctttctttctgaatacggcCTAGTACAGCAAGTGTACACACAATAGCTTACCTGTGGGGTTTGTGATTGACGACTGACGTCGTTTGTATCAAATGTCAATGTGTCAAATTGTAAACACGCACTAATAACGTCATCGCGATGGTTCACAATTTTAGATagtattatgataatattacaaaagattttaattatagaCCAAAAATGACCGAAGATCAAGATGCGAAGGACTCTCATTCGGATTCAGGCAGTAAAACATTTGTTAACaagaataaagataaaaaggCAAAACCTCATCGACCTCTGACAAAAGTAAATTGACAATCGTACAATTCTCTTTTCCTCTTGTTGAATTGTttctattatttcttttttttttttgcttcaGATAATTTTACGACGATTGCCATCGACTATGACTGAAGAAGCATTTCTCGAGCAAGTGTCGCCAATACCTGAACATGACTATTTCTACTTTTCTAAGCCAGACACCTCACTTGGTAACAATCTTTACTCGAGGGCCTATATAAACTTCGTAAATGTTGACGATATTTATCTCTTTAGAGACAAATTTGATGGCTATGTGTTTTTAGATGAAAAAGGTAAGGTGTACTAAGTGAAAtgaatacactaaaataacCAAAACAAACTGAGCATGGCTGTTGTTCATTGGTTTAATATCTCTATGCTGTATaggctattaaaataatccaGATACTAGCATCTGGATTATATTTCACCTGCATATTTGTATGTTATAGGTGTGGAATATGTTGGAATTGTGGAATATGCACCATTCCAAAGAATCcctaagaaaaaaaagaagaaagatCCAAAATGTGGAACACTTGAAAGTGACCCAATTTATCAAGAATTTTTGGAAAGTCTAACCAAGGATCAGGAAACTGACAATCAACCTAAGCTTGAATATTCCTATCCTGTTAATGACAGTAAGTACATAATGTGGGATAGATATATTGACTGCTGAATTTTGCAAAACGAGTTAGTGAAACAGTCCGTCCCACCACTATACATGTTGtggtttcattttaaaatttgttccgATGAAAGAGATGTCTTAGCTAGTCagtaaaaacattataaaatttgtgaTTCCATTAACCATTATATAAACACAGCTTAATAAGTTAAATGTCATAGCCAGTAGATACTACACACATATTACTCAGGTCCAGATAATGAAATGCATACAAGTAAAATCACATTATATGCAACTGATAAATTCTACTCATAAACAGAAACATGTAtggtacataattttatataatgtacCAAGCTAATTTCATCCATATCCATTTATCCATTATTCACAATTTTtcttcattataaaataagtgtGTTTTCAGGCAATGAGAAAAAAGTTCAAACTACACCATTGTTGGAATATTTGGCTGCTCGTAAACAGGATAAGCGAGGAAGAGATGAACGACGCAGACGAGAGAATGATAAGAGGAAGATGAGGATTGAAAGGAAATCTAAAGATATATCTATCAAAGTAAGtacatagtttatttattatctctaCGTAGCAAtcggttaaaaaaatttacttagTGTCCTGTTTAGGGTGATGGGCTTGCAAATAGGCAATGTCCTAtggttaataatttacaactgCCAAAAGCagtattataatgataatatttttattgataattgaTAACTTCAAAATTGcatcatattaaaatgtgatGTGATTTACCTCACTGccattattttcttaatcataATTTTGTTGCAATAGAAATACGGTGATCTTTCCGAAGATGAAGGCTATGATAAAAGTGATTttcttaacaataaatatagtaaACATTGTGCATGGTACGGAGAACAAAGAATTTATCATAAAACCAAAAGTAGGACTGTCAGTGTAAAGTCTGAAGTGAGTGATTTGAAAGTACATCATGGATCTGAAGATTTAATTAGTACAGATTCAGATTGGGACTCCCAATTTCCAGCTCTTACTATGAAAACACATAATACATTCACTCTGACTTCTGCAAAAGTTAATGATAAACAAGAAGCAATAGAAGGTAGTCAAAAATCTGGTGGTGACACTTTTCTAAAGGttctgaataaaattaatgaccTACTGTAGTTATAGTGTTTTTATATGTAGAATTGTAGTTTTCATTGTCATAATACATGTACGATTTTATATGCACATAATAATTAGACTTTTGCATTGTACATTATCGATTTGGGTTTCGATTTCTGAGTATGATtcgtttttcatttaaattcgTTAAGTTTAAATGCcttaccaaaaaaataaatagtacaaTCCAATTTCTTTTGTCactataaaaatctttaatagCATATCCTCTCcttgtataaatatgtaatatttttatcagagTAGAagcatcaatttataattatacatattattaatgttaaagGAAGAAGATCTTATGGACAGTGatgtgaaaaaaattaaatcgagAGAGTGggacaaagaaaaacccaaTGATTTTAAAGATGACGATGGAACAATATATGAATCTCGATCTTATAAAGATCGTAAAATTGGCTCTAGCAATGTAGTTGAGAGgaagaaaaaatatgataatgatAAGAAAGGTAGCTACGGGAAAGATGACGATAATTTTGATGAAGTTGActataaaaaagataaaattgacaAATTATTGGATTCACCACGTGAACAGAAGAGTAAAAAGTACAGTGATACCAGAAAAGAAAGAATCAAACTAGTAGATGGAAAATCAGAgaaacaaaatacaataaataaaatgatatcagAAACCAAACCGAAATCATTGAATCATGATGACATTAAACCATTTACTCAATTGCCTCAAGTGAAAACTGATGATTTGACTAAATTCCTTGAGAGCAAAGCCAGAGGAGAAGATCTGAATGCAAAACATGCTAAAAGTTCCAATGAAGACATATctttcaatgaaaataaatatgaagagTCTAATGACTCCAAAATAAGAAGAAACAGCTTAGAGCCTGGTGATTTCACCTCTAAAGAGAAGTCAAtgttacaaaaacaaaaatcgcTAGAAGATAGAAGCAAGTCCATTGAAAGGGAAGATTCAGAGGAGAAGGAAAAAAGTGAAAGTACAGATCGTCGTACCGAAAGAAGAATCAGAAACAAGGTATGATGATTTTCCTCCATTAgaaataagtttaataattagatttcactacatagtataaaacaaagtcgctttctctgtccctatgtctctATGTAAGCTTAAATAAACGcaaaaactacgcaacggattttgatgcggttttttttaaatagatagagtgattcaagagtatataatttattaggttttagacaagcGGGCGAAggcgcgggcggtaagctagtattaaatatttacgaaaatgatattgaaattgataatTTTTGCTGTacagaacaaaattatttttttctgtcaCCCATACctatctttaaaatttaaaaattatcagaatatgttcaaattatttcatttaaatatcattgtagttatgttaattatttacgtaattaaCGAAAACATTTTCCAACCAGGATCGTCCGAGCCTCGTCATATACCAGCCGGGCATGGGCAAGTTCAGCAAACAGCGCCTGGCGAAGGAGAAAGACGTGCCCACTGTGAAAGCGGTTAACGATAGTGAAAAAAAGGACACTTGAGATAAATGTCACGATACCCTAATCTTGGACAACAATCAACGGAATTACCCTGAAGCTGGCATTCAGAAAGTTTCCTTGAGGACTGTAGACGAGGAACCTTGAATTTGCCAACTGAGGGAACAGCTGCTCGTATTAActcaaaagttatttttattatcttttacacGCAATTTGAATGCCTTGGAAAATTCACGTTCATTAGAAAAATCAGTGTTAGCATTTGATGCTCCATATTTAACTTGCGATTTTTAGTttggtttgttttatttcatttaaatataattcattttgCATAATGTGTCTTTTATTGAACTTTCCATATTTAAGGTTGTGAGTAACATATTAGTAATTTACTTCTATATTAtaaccattatttttatttgacgtGGTCGAGGCATTCATGGCTAGAAAATGATATTCTAGTCAGATTATTAtcgactagcttccgcccgcgactccgtccgcgcggatgtcggtcttcgcgtggatggttatttctccattttgagtacctctgtcaataacatcttataaatatctattggacctaattcccaaatacggctaggcctataataatacgcaacgtgtgttcgcggttctacggaacaacgtctatggataaaactgaaaaattaagattaatttttttctaagtatttttccaggataaaaagtatcctattttacgcccaggataataaggtataattataccaagtttcatcgaaatcgaaccgctagttttcacgtgatgccttcacatacagacagacagacaaaaatttttttaatcacatatttgggtttggtatcgatccagtaacaccccctgctatttattttttcaatattttcaatgtacagaattgacccttctacagatttattatatgtataagatGGGTTCGTTCTAACTCCAGTTAGAAATATTACGAGCGACGACAACCGTAATTAATAATCACACTCCTCACGCTTTTTAAatctctataaataaatatcttctaAAATTACACATTGCATTGCGCAAATGATACTGTTTGCACACGCTTAAATACTTGATTTGAGCAGAATTTCGTGTTTGAAATCACATTGTTTGAACGTGGCAGGTATAGttcattgaaatgttacatt is a window encoding:
- the LOC123694292 gene encoding regulator of nonsense transcripts 3B isoform X2 translates to MTEDQDAKDSHSDSGSKTFVNKNKDKKAKPHRPLTKIILRRLPSTMTEEAFLEQVSPIPEHDYFYFSKPDTSLGNNLYSRAYINFVNVDDIYLFRDKFDGYVFLDEKGVEYVGIVEYAPFQRIPKKKKKKDPKCGTLESDPIYQEFLESLTKDQETDNQPKLEYSYPVNDSNEKKVQTTPLLEYLAARKQDKRGRDERRRRENDKRKMRIERKSKDISIKKYGDLSEDEGYDKSDFLNNKYSKHCAWYGEQRIYHKTKSRTVSVKSEVSDLKVHHGSEDLISTDSDWDSQFPALTMKTHNTFTLTSAKVNDKQEAIEGSQKSGGDTFLKEEDLMDSDVKKIKSREWDKEKPNDFKDDDGTIYESRSYKDRKIGSSNVVERKKKYDNDKKGSYGKDDDNFDEVDYKKDKIDKLLDSPREQKSKKYSDTRKERIKLVDGKSEKQNTINKMISETKPKSLNHDDIKPFTQLPQVKTDDLTKFLESKARGEDLNAKHAKSSNEDISFNENKYEESNDSKIRRNSLEPGDFTSKEKSMLQKQKSLEDRSKSIEREDSEEKEKSESTDRRTERRIRNKDRPSLVIYQPGMGKFSKQRLAKEKDVPTVKAVNDSEKKDT
- the LOC123692848 gene encoding 28S ribosomal protein S28, mitochondrial — its product is MTSWVMLSRQLKQTKRLFSHNLCTTSRVLNVDNVEQNATPGKVGGFAKAFEKQSHILEEDNSPTPTFASLLRNSKLVDLGDPVGKIVIGKIFLVVEDDLYIDFGWKFHCVCTRPATRGEEYVRGARVRIQIKDLELSSRFLGSSTDLTLLEADCKLLGIVSSPIRSSSEKDK
- the LOC123694292 gene encoding regulator of nonsense transcripts 3B isoform X1, giving the protein MTEDQDAKDSHSDSGSKTFVNKNKDKKAKPHRPLTKIILRRLPSTMTEEAFLEQVSPIPEHDYFYFSKPDTSLGNNLYSRAYINFVNVDDIYLFRDKFDGYVFLDEKGVEYVGIVEYAPFQRIPKKKKKKDPKCGTLESDPIYQEFLESLTKDQETDNQPKLEYSYPVNDSNEKKVQTTPLLEYLAARKQDKRGRDERRRRENDKRKMRIERKSKDISIKEEDLMDSDVKKIKSREWDKEKPNDFKDDDGTIYESRSYKDRKIGSSNVVERKKKYDNDKKGSYGKDDDNFDEVDYKKDKIDKLLDSPREQKSKKYSDTRKERIKLVDGKSEKQNTINKMISETKPKSLNHDDIKPFTQLPQVKTDDLTKFLESKARGEDLNAKHAKSSNEDISFNENKYEESNDSKIRRNSLEPGDFTSKEKSMLQKQKSLEDRSKSIEREDSEEKEKSESTDRRTERRIRNKDRPSLVIYQPGMGKFSKQRLAKEKDVPTVKAVNDSEKKDT